In Terriglobales bacterium, a genomic segment contains:
- a CDS encoding tetratricopeptide repeat protein, producing the protein MLLLCSAAGAAEPQWVEVRSPNFSVVTDAGEKRGREVALRFEQMRAAFGTLILRKSVSIPVPLQILAFRNSRGLRQVVPIWKGKPVDLAGLFQPGEDRNFIALDLSAESKWETVFHEYAHMLLNANFPRTQLWFDEGFAEYYATIQIGSKDVQVGAPRVGSVYTLQRNSWMRVVDLFSIAHGSKEYNETGDRRSIFYAQSWLMTHYLFDTRKLKEASTYFDLVLNRGLPIDQAIRQAFGLEPKKLDDELRRFFSSDQALLYTFQTPISVETANTYRVRPLGPPDVKAVMADMHLHSPHYFEQGATEFEEVLQLQPDNAAAHRGLGYAFLRKNDLDQADLHFRRAAELNADDPRVHYFAAMLMSRQAFGPSGQVEKFREMTAHLEKSISLNPEFADAHNLLAMVHLWQREPERAIASFKRALELSPRVEHYAVNLAQAYVAARQMDEAKALLQHLQNSNDPTVAQRATDDLARLEIHSSALPMLQAQSGPVSETAESVTQSAPAHLDRRPVESLEGRLLAVECSETSAIVTILSGNKTWKLRVRDREKVILIGVDDFDCAWRDQDVIINYRPGSENEGDVATLEIRVPEQERVPLKRK; encoded by the coding sequence TTGCTCCTCCTCTGCTCCGCGGCGGGCGCTGCGGAACCGCAGTGGGTCGAGGTCCGTTCTCCCAACTTTTCCGTAGTCACGGACGCCGGCGAAAAGCGGGGGCGCGAGGTGGCACTGCGCTTCGAGCAGATGCGGGCCGCGTTCGGCACTCTCATTCTGCGCAAGTCGGTGTCCATCCCGGTGCCGCTCCAGATCCTTGCCTTTCGCAACTCCAGGGGTCTGCGCCAGGTTGTCCCCATTTGGAAGGGCAAGCCGGTGGATCTTGCAGGACTGTTCCAGCCCGGCGAAGACCGCAACTTCATCGCTCTCGACCTCTCCGCGGAGAGCAAATGGGAAACGGTGTTCCACGAGTACGCCCACATGCTGCTCAATGCCAACTTCCCGCGAACGCAACTCTGGTTCGACGAGGGGTTCGCCGAGTACTACGCCACGATCCAGATCGGCAGCAAGGACGTGCAGGTCGGCGCCCCTCGAGTGGGTTCCGTTTACACTCTGCAGCGCAATTCCTGGATGCGCGTAGTGGATCTGTTCAGCATTGCGCACGGCTCCAAGGAGTACAACGAGACTGGAGACCGGCGCTCTATTTTCTATGCCCAGTCCTGGCTCATGACCCACTACCTGTTCGACACCAGGAAACTCAAGGAGGCTTCGACCTACTTTGACCTGGTCCTGAACCGCGGGCTGCCGATCGACCAGGCCATCCGCCAGGCCTTCGGCTTGGAGCCCAAGAAGCTGGATGACGAACTGCGGCGCTTCTTCAGTTCCGACCAGGCGCTGCTGTACACCTTCCAGACGCCCATCAGCGTAGAAACCGCCAACACCTATAGGGTGCGGCCTCTCGGGCCTCCGGACGTCAAGGCTGTAATGGCCGACATGCACCTGCATTCCCCACATTACTTCGAGCAGGGGGCCACGGAGTTTGAGGAGGTTCTGCAGCTCCAGCCGGACAACGCCGCAGCCCACCGCGGCTTGGGCTACGCTTTTTTGCGCAAGAACGACCTTGACCAGGCCGACTTGCATTTCCGTCGCGCCGCCGAACTCAACGCCGACGATCCACGCGTGCACTATTTCGCCGCCATGCTCATGAGCCGGCAGGCCTTTGGGCCGAGTGGCCAGGTCGAAAAGTTTCGGGAAATGACGGCGCACCTGGAAAAATCCATCTCCCTCAACCCGGAGTTTGCTGACGCGCATAACCTCCTGGCCATGGTTCATCTGTGGCAGAGGGAGCCTGAACGGGCGATCGCGTCGTTCAAGCGCGCTCTCGAGCTCAGCCCCCGCGTCGAACACTATGCCGTCAACCTTGCCCAGGCGTATGTGGCAGCACGGCAGATGGACGAGGCCAAGGCTCTGCTCCAGCACCTGCAAAACAGTAACGACCCGACGGTGGCTCAGAGAGCCACGGACGACCTTGCAAGGCTGGAGATCCACTCGAGCGCACTGCCCATGCTTCAGGCACAGTCAGGCCCTGTTTCAGAAACCGCAGAAAGCGTCACGCAGTCGGCGCCCGCGCATCTCGACCGGCGGCCTGTCGAGAGCCTTGAAGGCAGACTGCTCGCTGTGGAGTGCTCGGAAACCTCGGCCATCGTGACTATCCTTTCCGGGAACAAGACATGGAAGCTGCGCGTGCGAGACCGGGAAAAAGTCATCCTCATCGGGGTGGATGACTTCGACTGCGCGTGGCGCGATCAGGACGTCATCATCAATTACCGTCCCGGAAGCGAAAACGAGGGCGACGTGGCCACCCTCGAGATCCGTGTCCCGGAACAGGAGCGCGTACCCCTTAAGCGTAAGTGA